The proteins below are encoded in one region of Sulfolobus islandicus Y.N.15.51:
- a CDS encoding FHA domain-containing protein gives MTWKCPVCGYENADDSLFCIKCGTKKPEQQAEQAPVPSVENQASGQQSVEQQSAAEQQLVQQSTTSEQQPVAEQQTPQQVVVEQPSEPKLEQPQPAATTVSKYYLLFINTPNPAFNKTKLPLDFDIFPSISIGRSPENVIVIPDPEVSRKHAIISFENNELYLEDLNSTNGTYIYDGKVFQPVKGKVRVQPNSIIKLGNNTVVRIVGE, from the coding sequence ATGACATGGAAATGTCCAGTTTGCGGTTATGAAAATGCGGACGACTCTCTATTTTGCATCAAATGTGGTACTAAAAAACCAGAGCAACAAGCAGAGCAAGCTCCAGTACCTTCCGTTGAAAATCAAGCAAGTGGACAACAGTCAGTGGAGCAACAGTCAGCAGCTGAGCAACAACTTGTTCAACAATCTACAACATCAGAACAACAGCCAGTAGCCGAGCAACAGACACCTCAGCAAGTGGTAGTTGAACAGCCTAGTGAACCAAAACTTGAACAGCCTCAGCCAGCTGCAACTACTGTAAGTAAATATTATCTCCTTTTCATCAATACTCCTAATCCAGCATTTAATAAGACTAAATTACCCCTAGATTTCGATATATTTCCCTCAATATCCATAGGTAGAAGTCCAGAAAACGTAATAGTTATCCCAGATCCCGAGGTATCTAGAAAACACGCAATTATTAGTTTTGAGAACAACGAGTTGTACCTAGAGGATCTGAACAGCACTAATGGTACTTATATCTATGATGGAAAAGTATTTCAGCCAGTGAAGGGGAAGGTTAGGGTTCAGCCTAATTCAATTATAAAACTAGGTAATAATACTGTAGTGAGAATTGTGGGAGAATGA